In Bifidobacterium scardovii JCM 12489 = DSM 13734, the genomic stretch ATGGTAGTCGCTGGTGACCAGCGCGCAGCGGTATGCGGGTTCACGCCGGTGCCCAACGATCTGGGGCCCACGCAGCGAGGTCATGAGCTCCTGCGAGAAGCGCAGATTCTCCATGGTAGTGGTGGAACGGTCCTCCATGAGGATGGACTCGGCGGGCACACCGCACCGTTCCCTCAGATACCGCCGCATCGATGCCGCTTCGGACACCACCTCGTCGGCTCCCTGCCCGCCCGAGGCGATGAACACGCCGGACCGCCCCTGCCGGTTCCACAGGGCCACGGCCTTGTCGACGCGCCCGCGCAGCAGCGGGGTCGGAGTGCCGTCGGGCATGAGCCCGGCGCCATGGATGATGATGTAGTCGTACGAGCGCTTGCGCGGAAGCAGGCGGTACAGCGTCGAATACACCAGCAGCGCCGCGAACGAAAAGAAGAACCACACGCCTTCCAGCGTGATCAGCGAGGCGACCGATATCAGCCATTTCGGGGCTTTCATCACCAGCATCAGCGGATAGCACACGAACCAGCCGACGATGGCCACGGCCAGCAACGCGGGCAGCAGCGTAGCCAGCGATAGCCCTTCATGACGCACGACGACCACCGTATTGGCCAGCAGGAAGACAACGGCGATCAGCGGGCCGAACACCACCGTCAGCACCAGCGGCAACAATGCCCATGATTCGCCGAAGTGCAGGAGCGTGGTCGTCAGGAACGTCAGCAGGAACAGCAGCAGCCAGATCGCGTTGCGGAACTGTCGGGGCTCCCTGCGGTACGACAGCAGAAACAGCATGCCGAACAGTATGCTCGGCGAATACAACGCCAATACGGAGGCCACCGTCGTTCCCATACCCATGACCGATCCTCCCTCATGCGGCGCATGCCGCTCTGGACGCCACTATATCCCACATGGAAGCATTACGTCATCACGAACGGGGTTCGGCTTTCACCGGCACGGTGGCCGACAGCGTCCATTCGGCGTCTTGCGTAGCGATATGCAGGGCGCCGCCATGCCGCTCGAGCAATCGCCGGTAACGGTTGAGGCCGGTGCCGGTCGAAAGTTCCGCGTCGCCATCCGCATCCGACGGCGTGCGGACCGTGTCGATGCAGGCGATGCGCACGGCATCCAGTCCGATGCCGATCGTCATCACATAACCGGCTTCCGGGTCGGCATGCTTGGCGATGTTGCCGTACAGTTCCTCCAGCAGCCCGGCGACCAGATCGCTGCGCCCCGCTTCGCCATTGGCACCGGAGACAATCGTCTGGCCGTCAAAGCCCAGCTCCGCCAGCCGTTGATCGCCATTGCCCGCGATGCCGCGAATCTGCTCGGCAAGCGGACAGTCGCGCCCGTCCTCGGATCGCGACGCCCGCCGGCCGCCGCCGGCCCGCGAAGCGCCATCGTGAGCGCCGCCGTCCGGCCCGCGCGCATCCGCCGCCCGTGCATCCGCCTCTCCCCTGCCCTCGATCACGCCGATGACCTGATGCGTGCGGTCCAGCGCGCCCGCGGCCACGCCACGCAACTCGCGCAGCTCCTGGACGGACGGGACCTTGCCGTCGGCGATATCCTTGTCGAACCGCAGAATCAGATAGGCAAGGTCGTTGGACACGTAGTCGTGGATGTCCTGCGCCGCGCGCTCCCGCTGACGGCGATGGGCCAGTTCCGCGCGGGCCATGCTGCGTTCGTGATTCCACCGCGCCGCAATGCCGCCGAGTAGAAAACCGACGAACAGCACGGCCACCGGCATCACCCCGTAGAGGGCAACCGTGCCGAGGATGAGCTGGCCACCGGTCCGACCGGTCGAGCCCGACGAATCGTCCGACCCGCCGGTCCCATCCGAACCGCCGGCTCCGGTATCGTCTCCGCCAGCCGACCCGCCGGCGACGCCATCCGAGCCTCTCAAACCGCCGGACACATCGCCGGACACATCGCCGGAGTCGGGCAAGCCGGACGAAGCCGGCGCATCGGGCATCGGAGCGGCCATATCGTTCGTGGAGCCGGAACCCCACGGCCAGCGGATCATTACGCCGGCATGAACCAACCATGCCAGCAACGCCATTGAGGTGACGGCCACCGCCAGGCGCTTGTCCGTATATCCGGCGATGCCGACGGCCAGCAGTATGGCGAGCATCATGGAGGAGGGCATGGCCATCGGGCTCAGGCACAACGCCGTCCACAGCGCAGCGGTCAGCACGCAGCCGGTCACGGGGCGGAACGCCATCAGGATTATGACCGCGATGAACGCGAACGCGACGAGACAATCCGCCGTCGCCATATCACCGCTCGCGAATCCGGCAACCGTCTCCGCCGTGCAGACCAGAGCGACGACCAACGTGGCAGTCAGCAGCCAGGCGTTGCGCACGCCTGCATCGAGAGCCGCCAGTTTTCCGCGGAACCCTGCCATATCAGCACCTCCCTCACCTCTCGCCTTGGAGCCCGGCCCGCCTTCAGGCCGCCGGCCGCCGCACATCAGATCTCATGCCGTTTGACGCAGATGGATATGGCGTGGGCTCGGCTGCGGGCGCCGAGTTTGGCGAGCGCCCGGCGCTCATAGGTCGAAACCGTGACCGCGCCGACACCGAGTCGTTCGGCGACCTCCTTGGTGGTCAGCCCTTCCGCATACCAGCGCAATGTGTCGCGTTCCTTGGCGGAGAGCGCCCCGCGTCGGACGAAAGCGGCGTCCTCGAGCGACAGGTGGGCGGTCTCGGCGTCCACGAAGGGCTGCGCCCCGCCGCCCTCCACTGGGTTGGTGGGCAGCCCCTGAGCCGCGCCGCGGATGGCGAGCGCGAGGCCGTCCAGATCTGTTTTGCCGACCAGCGCCTGGGCGCCGCACCGCGCGGCCTCGTCACGGAACGAGGCGAGCGCGTACGAGGTGACGCCCACGAGTCCGACTTCCGGCGTTTTGGCACGGATCGCCCGGCAGACCTCGGTGCCGGGGACATCGCCCATCGACATGTCGGTGACGAGCACATCCGGGCGTTTGGCCGGGCTCAGGCATCGGCTGATCGCCACGGCACCCAGATTCGTGGTCCAGACC encodes the following:
- a CDS encoding YdcF family protein produces the protein MGMGTTVASVLALYSPSILFGMLFLLSYRREPRQFRNAIWLLLFLLTFLTTTLLHFGESWALLPLVLTVVFGPLIAVVFLLANTVVVVRHEGLSLATLLPALLAVAIVGWFVCYPLMLVMKAPKWLISVASLITLEGVWFFFSFAALLVYSTLYRLLPRKRSYDYIIIHGAGLMPDGTPTPLLRGRVDKAVALWNRQGRSGVFIASGGQGADEVVSEAASMRRYLRERCGVPAESILMEDRSTTTMENLRFSQELMTSLRGPQIVGHRREPAYRCALVTSDYHVFRASEYAHTIGLKADGIGSHTRGYYWPTAFIREFIAVTRAHLWPYIVLAALWLLPNAVYVIVALLRVLLVH
- a CDS encoding response regulator transcription factor, with the protein product MAIRIGIVDNDPYALKVFRAMIERMAPDFEVVWTTNLGAVAISRCLSPAKRPDVLVTDMSMGDVPGTEVCRAIRAKTPEVGLVGVTSYALASFRDEAARCGAQALVGKTDLDGLALAIRGAAQGLPTNPVEGGGAQPFVDAETAHLSLEDAAFVRRGALSAKERDTLRWYAEGLTTKEVAERLGVGAVTVSTYERRALAKLGARSRAHAISICVKRHEI